The proteins below come from a single Drosophila suzukii chromosome X, CBGP_Dsuzu_IsoJpt1.0, whole genome shotgun sequence genomic window:
- the LOC108016796 gene encoding probable RNA-binding protein 19 translates to MSRIIVKQLPKHITEDKLRQIFGAQGTITDLQLKYTPDGKFRQFCFVGYSSEEEAQSAIRHFNNTCIQTSRVRVESCAALGSEDKPQSWSKYAKDSKKNLDKLKAKEEEEAAAAKTKEAKKKSKEKTDKVEKILGRHKDDPEFQEFLQAHDKSRTLWGNDLGVSNNKEEQEDGEDAEDQEDPPGGRDDSGVDADAGDEDGQEDEAEDDDEEEEAKLAEKPISDLEYMKSLMAPATGDAAAKKPKAKVDKSNLELFTIKIHNVPYNTKRQEVLKFFKPLKPYSVRLPSKVHGFCYVGFKTEKDMAKGMLKNKSFIKGKQVFFSDFTEKNKVTKANKSGQSSVDPAAADAGNAKWKHQQDSLSKEDDISESGRIFFRNLAYTTTEEELRKLFEQYGPVVEVNLPVDKLTRKIKGFGTVTYMMPEHALKAFNSLDGTDFHGRLLHLLPGKDIEKNPQDDLDENDASLSFKEKKALKLKKSAQKPIGWNTLFLGGNAVADILAKQFKTSKERILDTSDGGSGAAVRLALGETQIVIEMKRFLEEEGVRLNAFDEPAKKRSNTVILAKNLPAATETSELTPIFSRFGPIGRIVLPPSGVTALIEYCDPLEARQAFKKLAYSKFKNAPLYLEWAPEQVFTKTLSGEPVIPKSEPEPKPKEEPKQKEKPEVKAEEEKKEVPRAEDADDEPEPNTTLFLRNLNFKTVQETVEKHFRHLGSIHTVEIAKRRDPENPRNFNSLGYGFIQFKKSSVAEHALKNLQLTHIDGNPVELKRSDRVLKTQDNDGAQRRLASQKKQTGTKILVRNIPFQAQYREVRDIFKAFGELRSLRIPKKATTGEEAHRGFGFVDYMSKAEAKRAFEALSASTHLYGRRLVLEWSANDDSQDVEKLRKRTAAKFGDSQSATAAKRSRKSFFDVEGSVQPNQDEDEEEEEQ, encoded by the exons ATGTCGCGTATTATAGTGAAGCAGCTGCCCAAGCAT ATCACCGAGGACAAACTGCGTCAGATTTTCGGTGCCCAGGGAACAATTACGGATCTGCAGCTAAAGTATACGCCCGATGGGAAGTTCCGGCAGTTCTGCTTTGTGGGCTACAGCTCCGAGGAGGAGGCCCAGTCGGCCATCCGACACTTCAACAACACCTGCATCCAAACCAGCCGGGTGCGCGTCGAATCCTGTGCCGCCCTGGGCAGCGAGGATAAGCCCCAGTCATGGAGCAAGTACGCCAAGGACAGCAAGAAGAACCTGGACAAACTGAAGGccaaggaggaggaggaggcggcggCCGCCAAAACTAAGGAGGCCAAAAAGAAAAGCAAAGAGAAGACGGACAAGGTGGAGAAGATTCTGGGCAGGCACAAGGACGATCCGGAGTTCCAGGAGTTTCTGCAGGCGCACGACAAGTCGCGTACTCTGTGGGGCAACGATTTGGGCGTGAGCAACAACAAGGAAGAGCAGGAGGATGGTGAAGATGCAGAGGACCAGGAAGATCCACCAGGTGGCAGGGATGACAGTGGAGTGGATGCCGATGCAGGGGATGAGGATGGCCAAGAAGATGAGGCCGAGGACGATGACGAGGAAGAAGAGGCCAAACTGGCTGAGAAGCCCATCAGCGATCTGGAGTACATGAAATCCCTGATGGCACCCGCAACCGGAGATGCCGCCGCCAAGAAACCCAAAGCCAAGGTGGACAAATCCAACCTAGAGCTGTTCACCATCAAAATCCACAATGTGCCGTACAACACGAAGCGCCAGGAAGTGCTGAAGTTCTTTAAGCCCCTGAAGCCCTACTCCGTCCGACTGCCCAGCAAAGTGCACGgcttctgttacgtgggcttTAAGACGGAAAAGGATATGGCCAAGGGAATGCTAAAGAACAAGAGCTTCATCAAGGGCAAACAGGTCTTCTTCTCCGACTTCACCGAGAAGAACAAGGTGACCAAAGCGAATAAGAGTGGACAATCATCGGTGGATCCGGCCGCCGCAGATGCGGGCAATGCGAAGTGGAAGCACCAGCAGGACAGCTTGTCCAAGGAAGATGACATCTCCGAATCGGGGAGGATATTCTTCCGGAATCTGGCCTACACCACCACTGAGGAGGAGCTGCGCAAGCTGTTCGAGCAATATGGTCCCGTGGTGGAGGTGAACCTGCCGGTGGACAAGCTTACGCGAAAGATCAAGGGCTTCGGAACAGTCACCTACATGATGCCGGAGCACGCTCTGAAGGCATTCAATAGCCTGGACGGCACGGATTTCCATGGACGTCTGTTGCACCTGCTCCCCGGCAAGGATATCGAAAAGAATCCACAAGACGATCTGGATGAGAACGATGCCAGTCTCTCGTTTAAAGAGAAGAAGGCCCTGAAGCTGAAGAAGAGCGCCCAGAAGCCGATTGGCTGGAACACACTGTTCCTGGGTGGCAATGCCGTTGCGGACATTCTGGCCAAGCAGTTTAAGACCTCGAAGGAGCGCATCTTGGACACCAGCGACGGTGGCAGTGGAGCCGCCGTCCGCCTCGCCCTGGGCGAAACCCAAATCGTCATCGAGATGAAGCGCTTCCTGGAGGAGGAAGGCGTCCGGCTGAATGCCTTCGATGAGCCCGCCAAGAAACGCTCCAACACTGTGATACTGGCCAAGAATCTGCCGGCCGCCACTGAAACTTCGGAGCTTACGCCCATATTCAGTCGCTTTGGCCCGATTGGCAGGATTGTGCTACCTCCCAGTGGGGTGACGGCGCTTATCGAGTACTGTGATCCCTTGGAGGCAAGGCAAGCCTTCAAGAAGCTGGCCTACAGCAAGTTCAAGAATGCCCCGCTCTACTTGGAGTGGGCACCCGAGCAGGTCTTCACTAAGACCCTCAGCGGCGAGCCAGTAATTCCCAAATCGGAGCCCGAGCCGAAACCCAAGGAAGAACCAAAGCAAAAGGAGAAGCCAGAGGTCAAGGCAGAGGAGGAGAAAAAAGAGGTGCCCAGAGCAGAGGATGCCGATGATGAGCCCGAACCAAATACCACACTCTTCTTGCGCAATCTGAACTTCAAGACCGTGCAGGAAACCGTGGAGAAACACTTCCGCCACCTGGGCAGCATTCACACCGTGGAGATCGCGAAACGAAGGGATCCCGAGAATCCCCGGAACTTCAATTCCCTGGGCTACGGATTCATTCAGTTCAAGAAGTCCTCGGTAGCCGAGCATGCCCTTAAAAACTTGCAGCTGACCCACATCGATGGCAATCCCGTGGAGCTCAAGCGCAGCGATCGGGTGCTCAA GACCCAAGACAATGATGGAGCACAACGTCGACTGGCCTCGCAGAAGAAACAAACTGGCACCAAGATTCTGGTGCGGAATATTCCCTTCCAGGCACAATACCGCGAAGTTCGAGATATATTCAA GGCCTTTGGAGAGCTGCGTTCTCTGAGGATTCCCAAGAAGGCCACCACTGGCGAGGAGGCGCACCGTGGCTTTGGATTCGTTGACTACATGTCCAAGGCGGAGGCCAAGCGCGCCTTTGAGGCCTTGAGCGCCAGTACGCATCTCTACGGTCGTCGTTTGGTCCTCGAGTGGAGCGCCAATGATGACAGCCAGGACGTGGAGAAGCTTCGCAAGCGGACGGCGGCCAAGTTCGGTGATAGTCAGTCGGCAACGGCGGCGAAACGCAGCAGGAAATCCTTCTTCGATGTGGAGGGCAGTGTGCAGCCAAATCAAGACGAGGACGAAGAAGAAGAGGAGCAGTAA
- the LOC108016795 gene encoding O-acyltransferase like protein yields the protein MPYPRIALVALLLLISSCPGRSSNETQKQEAEALTGHRFSSNITILHEVEDSETETPLVLNTHEILPLKPLKKKAYLPLEKILPSIEYVKPPHPLKDYELHPVTFDFNLGDLEDLEHEVIKKGDLSSQEQHVLASGTSYSPSNPDENDTVDVELSTEPTTATLPGTTTTSTTGSPVTTTTSSTHILKILRSKPQMAPKLGRDLLKQSGDDELQVKTLGSTINSINRYLVANANGTGNGSMAESLYGQANYFQLVANLYDHFYWQISEIRTSVRTGCGLEMQAYLTALHSSYEWAQKAYDSSGRYRGQLLFGNDKWLGQLSFCYEVNRQSSSEERKHFDMEFYVADVALHLPRLNRSMLLSLGECLPKSCSAHDVQSILSLDPYARMLTVLGAHNTSVQQPPLQVLHVRTVPGLYSHWRQLKFQVFISFMLTLFLVILVASYYQLKIDERRLVVAPIAAISGKCDGTSAKNGGFYAKPFELFQMRPLGSTNPTTDGPDMDVNGNRQRSGDSTDMADGVNGVVGDPNTSTAMGSMAGKSEMTDYQVETGSCAGATGTYEAEQPIALHQQILLCFALQTNAKAILNIDKTKETHTSCLHGLRVFSVLWTMMVHTYLQMFAIGENKFERVITERSFWYQVIGNATFSVDSFFFISGLLVTLLYLKQDRKHPAETCLFIKRSCSETLMMLLYRYLRLTPVYLFVVIFNDFAVRQGLETSVFQPAKIEHNTCRVYWWRNILYINNYFPQTEMCMMWSWYMANEMQFYVMAALLLALARKYFKAVAVTLIVFLLSSWSISGIISLQHQYTHKVALPFESFDFLYDKPWQRVGSYIVGMCAGYVLYKVKTPPLVSRRLNLSLWAGSLFVLLIVVFGVWEGQLSTVSSAFYVGVAHTAFGCGLVWIVLSCCWGLAPTVNAILSYRVMWPLSRLTYCAYLIHPIIMFICSSHMSGTVHLSNPLILTLFLGNAVVSFGSAFVISAFFEAPVIRILKICFKK from the exons ATGCCATACCCAAGGATTGCCTTAGTGGCTCTTCTATTGCTCATCTCCAGTTGCCCCGGCAGGTCCTCGAATGAGACACAAAAACAGGAGGCAGAGGCCCTCACAGGACATCGGTTTTCGAGCAACATCACCATCCTGCATGAAGTCGAGGACTCTGAAACCGAAACACCATTAGTTTTGAACACACACGAGATTCTGCCTCTCAAGCCGCTGAAGAAGAAGGCCTATCTGCCGCTGGAGAAGATCCTGCCGAGCATTGAGTATGTGAAGCCACCGCATCCGCTTAAGGACTATGAACTACATCCGGTGACCTTCGACTTCAACTTAGGCGATCTGGAGGATTTGGAGCACGAGGTGATCAAGAAGGGTGACCTCAGCAGCCAGGAGCAGCATGTCCTGGCCTCGGGCACCAGCTACAGTCCCTCCAATCCCGACGAGAACGACACCGTGGACGTGGAGCTATCCACCGAGCCCACAACGGCCACCTTGCCGGGAACAACCACAACCTCGACGACTGGATCTCCGGTGACAACCACCACCTCCAGCACCCACATCCTGAAGATCCTGCGCAGTAAGCCCCAAATGGCGCCCAAGCTGGGACGCGATCTGCTCAAGCAGAGTGGCGATGATGAACTGCAGGTGAAGACCCTGGGCAGTACCATCAACAGCATCAATCGCTATCTGGTGGCCAATGCCAATGGAACGGGCAACGGCAGCATGGCCGAGAGTCTCTATGGCCAGGCCAACTACTTCCAGCTGGTGGCCAATCTCTATGACCACTTCTATTGGCAGATATCCGAAATTCGGACAAGCGTTCGCACAGGTTGTGGCCTGGAGATGCAGGCCTATCTAACTGCCCTTCATTCCAGTTATGAGTGGGCGCAGAAGG CTTATGACTCCTCTGGACGCTATCGTGGCCAGCTGCTCTTTGGCAACGACAAGTGGCTGGGTCAGCTATCCTTTTGCTACGAGGTCAATCGCCAGAGTTCCAGTGAGGAACGGAAACACTTCGACATGGAGTTCTATGTGGCGGATGTGGCACTTCACTTGCCCCGGCTGAATCGATCG ATGCTCTTAAGCCTGGGCGAGTGCCTGCCCAAGTCCTGCTCTGCCCACGATGTCCAGTCCATCTTGTCTCTGGATCCATATGCTCGAATGCTCACCGTTCTGGGGGCACACAATACCTCGGTGCAGCAACCTCCGCTCCAGGTTCTGCACGTCCGCACTGTGCCCGGTCTCTACAGTCACTGGCGACAGCTGAAGTTCCAGGTCTTCAT AAGCTTTATGCTCACACTATTCCTGGTGATCCTGGTGGCCTCCTATTACCAACTGAAGATCGACGAACGTCGCTTGGTGGTGGCCCCGATTGCGGCTATTAGTGGCAAATGCGATGGAACCTCGGCGAAGAATGGTGGCTTTTATGCCAAGCCCTTCGAGCTCTTTCAAATGCGTCCCTTGGGCAGCACAAATCCCACAACTGATGGTCCCGACATGGATGTCAATGGGAATAGACAAAGATCGGGGGACTCAACCGATATGGCGGATGGTGTAAACGGGGTAGTTGGTGACCCCAACACCTCCACAGCGATGGGCTCGATGGCGGGCAAGTCGGAAATGACCGATTACCAGGTGGAAACCGGAAGCTGTGCCGGAGCCACGGGAACCTATGAGGCAGAGCAACCCATTG CCCTGCACCAGCAAATACTCTTATGCTTTGCCTTGCAAACCAATGCCAAGGCCATCTTAaatattgacaagaccaaggAG ACTCACACTTCCTGTCTGCATGGTCTGAGGGTCTTCTCTGTTCTGTGGACCATGATGGTACACACCTATCTGCAGATGTTCGCCATTGGCGAAAATAAA TTTGAAAGGGTCATCACGGAGCGTTCCTTTTGGTATCAGGTGATTGGCAATGCCACCTTCTCGGTGGACTCGTTCTTCTTCATCAGCGGCCTGCTGGTCACCCTGCTCTACCTCAAGCAGGATCGCAAACATCCTGCCGAGACTTGTCTCTTCATCAAGCGCAGTTGTTCGGAAACCCTGATGATGCTGCTCTATCGCTATCTGCGACTCACTCCAGTATATCTCTTTGTGGTCATCTTCAATGACTTTGCCGTAAG ACAAGGTTTGGAAACCTCGGTCTTTCAACCGGCCAAAATCGAGCACAACACTTGCCGCGTCTATTGGTGGCGCAATATTCTGTACATAAACAACTATTTTCCGCAGACGGAGATGTGCATGATGTGGAGTTGGTATATGGCCAATGAAATGCAGTTCTATGTGATGGCTGCATTGCTCTTGGCCTTGGCCAGAAA GTACTTTAAGGCCGTGGCTGTCACGTTAATCGTATTTCTACTTAGCTCTTGGAGCATCTCTGGTATTATCTCCCTGCAGCACCAGTACACCCATAAAGTGGCCCTGCCCTTCGAGTCCTTTGACTTCTTGTATGACAAACCCTGGCAGCGAGTGGGCTCTTATATTGTGG GAATGTGTGCTGGCTACGTTTTGTACAAGGTAAAGACTCCGCCGCTAGTCTCCAGGCGATTAAACCTATCCCTTTGGGCGGGCAGCCTGTTTGTGCTCCTCATAGTGGTCTTTGGCGTTTGGGAGGGCCAACTGAGCACCGTCAGCAGCGCGTTCTACGTGGGCGTGGCCCACACCGCCTTCGGATGCGGACTGGTGTGGATCGTATTGTCCTGCTGTTGGGGCCTGGCGCCCACCGTAAATGCGATCCTGTCGTATCGCGTTATGTGGCCCCTGTCGCGACTCACGTACTGCGCCTATCTGATCCATCCCATCATCATGTTCATCTGCTCCTCGCACATGAGCGGCACCGTCCACCTGAGCAATCCCCTCATCCTGACCCTGTTCCTGGGCAACGCCGTCGTGTCCTTCGGCTCAGCCTTTGTCATATCCGCCTTCTTCGAGGCGCCCGTCATCCGAATACTCAAGATCTGCTTCAAAAAGTAA